The following proteins are co-located in the Phragmites australis chromosome 10, lpPhrAust1.1, whole genome shotgun sequence genome:
- the LOC133883718 gene encoding CLAVATA3/ESR (CLE)-related protein ESR2-like: protein MASRMVMVAMSAFLVCALLASTPEAARMQLERGEVVVAGVDGGHGTGNVHYWEQQREFIGRRPRLASSTRRDGVALATSRQVVSGDGGVKREVPGGSDPIHHGDMAPSSSTDP, encoded by the coding sequence ATGGCTTCAAGGATGGTCATGGTGGCGATGTCGGCTTTCTTGGTCTGCGCTCTCCTCGCTTCGACGCCGGAAGCGGCAAGGATGCAGCTGGAGAGAGGTGAGGTTGTTGTTGCCGGTGTCGATGGAGGCCATGGCACCGGCAATGTGCACTACTgggagcagcagcgcgagttCATTGGCCGCCGCCCGAGGCTGGCGTCGTCCACGCGGCGCGACGGTGTCGCACTGGCAACGTCACGTCAGGTCGTCAGCGGGGACGGCGGTGTGAAGAGAGAGGTGCCCGGCGGGTCGGACCCGATACACCACGGCGATATGGCGCCGTCGTCGTCGACTGATCCGtag